The proteins below are encoded in one region of Palleronia sp. LCG004:
- a CDS encoding ABC transporter ATP-binding protein, with product MTEALLRIEGLTKRFETPSGPVHALEDVSFEIPRGSITGLVGESGSGKTTLGRSLLRLVEPTSGRTFFDGTELNSLGTSEMRQMRRRMQIIFQDPVSSLNPRLRVSDLIGEGLKAFGVGSRSERRDRAAALLEEVGLAADHLDRYPHEFSGGQRQRIGIARALALEPEFIVADESVSALDVSIQAQVLNLLLDLRERRNLTMLFIAHDLSVVEYLCDQIAVLYLGRLMEIGPSRAVHDRAMHPYTRALNSAIPRPDPHAERKRELLKGDIPSPLDPPSGCVFRTRCAHAAPECAEGRPAPVAVGPNHFSHCKRIETLDAQ from the coding sequence ATGACCGAGGCGCTTCTGCGGATCGAGGGGCTGACCAAGCGGTTCGAGACACCGTCGGGGCCGGTCCACGCGCTCGAGGATGTGAGCTTCGAGATCCCGCGCGGATCGATCACCGGGCTGGTCGGCGAAAGCGGGTCGGGCAAGACGACGCTCGGCCGGAGCCTTCTGCGGCTGGTCGAGCCCACATCGGGGCGGACGTTCTTCGACGGCACCGAGCTCAACTCGCTCGGCACGTCCGAGATGCGGCAGATGCGGCGGCGGATGCAGATCATCTTCCAGGACCCGGTCTCGTCGCTGAACCCGCGGCTGAGGGTCTCGGACCTGATCGGCGAGGGGCTGAAGGCGTTCGGGGTCGGATCGCGGTCCGAGCGGCGCGACCGCGCGGCGGCGCTGCTGGAGGAGGTGGGCCTCGCGGCCGATCACCTCGACCGTTATCCGCACGAATTCTCGGGCGGGCAGCGGCAGCGCATCGGCATTGCCCGGGCGCTCGCGCTCGAGCCGGAATTCATCGTGGCCGACGAGAGCGTCTCGGCGCTCGACGTGTCGATCCAGGCACAGGTGCTGAACCTGCTGCTCGACCTGCGCGAGCGGCGCAACCTCACCATGCTGTTCATCGCGCACGACCTGTCGGTGGTGGAATATCTCTGCGACCAGATCGCCGTGCTCTATCTCGGGCGGCTGATGGAGATCGGGCCGTCGCGCGCCGTCCACGACAGGGCGATGCATCCCTATACCCGGGCGCTCAACTCCGCGATCCCGCGTCCCGACCCCCATGCGGAGCGCAAGCGCGAGCTGCTCAAGGGCGACATCCCGTCGCCGCTCGACCCGCCATCGGGCTGCGTGTTCCGCACCCGCTGTGCCCATGCCGCGCCCGAATGCGCCGAGGGCCGTCCCGCGCCCGTCGCGGTCGGCCCCAACCATTTCAGCCATTGCAAGAGGATCGAGACCCTGGATGCCCAGTGA
- a CDS encoding ABC transporter ATP-binding protein: MTDETPILEVSGLSVGFGRGGRRLAALRDVSFTLGQGRTLALVGESGSGKSVTSLALMGLLPPSGAILKGKLSYRRRDGEVTDLARLGPRGFRGIRGPEISMIFQEPMSSLNPLFTIGDQIGEMLLLHERLDASQRQARVVEMLELVEIPGAASRAKSYPHELSGGMRQRVMIAMAMICNPRLLIADEPTTALDVTIQAQILDLMRRLQAERGMSILFITHDMGVVAEMADDVAVMYAGSVVEQAGVNALFDNTAHPYTQGLLSSIPVPEREEGTRLVPIPGTVPPLTALPPGCAFAPRCPHARPRCEEPVELWQKAPGHRAACILDPEVV, from the coding sequence GTGACGGACGAGACCCCGATCCTCGAGGTCTCGGGCCTGAGCGTGGGCTTCGGGCGCGGCGGGCGCAGGCTCGCCGCCCTGCGGGACGTGAGCTTCACGCTGGGGCAGGGGCGCACGCTCGCCCTCGTGGGCGAGAGCGGGTCGGGCAAGTCGGTCACCTCGCTCGCGCTCATGGGGCTGTTGCCGCCCTCGGGCGCGATCCTGAAGGGCAAGCTCTCCTATCGCCGCCGCGACGGCGAGGTGACGGATCTGGCGCGGCTCGGCCCGCGGGGGTTCCGCGGCATTCGCGGGCCCGAGATCTCGATGATCTTCCAGGAGCCGATGTCGTCGCTGAACCCGCTCTTCACGATCGGCGACCAGATCGGCGAGATGCTGCTGCTGCACGAACGGCTCGATGCGAGCCAGCGCCAGGCCCGCGTGGTCGAGATGCTGGAACTGGTCGAGATCCCCGGCGCGGCCTCGCGCGCGAAATCCTATCCGCACGAATTGTCGGGCGGGATGCGGCAGCGGGTGATGATCGCGATGGCGATGATCTGCAACCCCAGGCTGCTGATCGCGGACGAGCCGACCACCGCGCTCGACGTGACGATCCAGGCGCAGATCCTCGATCTGATGCGCAGGCTGCAGGCCGAGCGGGGCATGTCGATCCTGTTCATCACGCACGACATGGGCGTGGTCGCCGAAATGGCCGACGACGTGGCCGTGATGTATGCGGGAAGCGTGGTCGAGCAGGCCGGGGTGAACGCGCTCTTCGACAATACAGCGCATCCCTACACGCAGGGGCTCCTGTCCTCGATCCCCGTACCCGAGCGCGAGGAGGGCACGCGGCTCGTCCCGATCCCCGGAACCGTGCCGCCGCTGACCGCGCTGCCGCCCGGCTGCGCCTTCGCGCCGCGCTGCCCGCATGCGCGGCCGCGCTGCGAGGAGCCGGTGGAGCTGTGGCAGAAGGCCCCGGGACACCGCGCGGCCTGCATCCTCGACCCGGAGGTGGTGTGA
- a CDS encoding IclR family transcriptional regulator, whose amino-acid sequence MDQIAPRRSRTSALTRSLQILDLLSDKLRPMTAYELAKESGAPPSTVYKLIDDMTDGAMLGRMPDGRVWLGPRLMRYGLAYRARMNAFQEAERAMHDLSERTGEMVQICTRDEGWMSVIGMAEGRGTFRVTSDVGTRVPLNWTASGRLLIGHLSDDERREVFARCATPSATGLAETDPDILARTSREAFLDGISVQIDTSEEAVACIAAPVRDADGACLMTLSVVMPKHRVPDRFDDIANEVRGAARSVELALGTHGAA is encoded by the coding sequence ATGGATCAGATCGCCCCACGCCGCTCGCGGACGAGCGCTCTGACGCGCAGTCTGCAGATCCTCGACCTGCTGAGCGACAAGCTCCGCCCCATGACGGCCTACGAGCTCGCCAAGGAAAGCGGCGCGCCGCCCTCGACGGTCTACAAGCTCATCGACGACATGACCGACGGCGCGATGCTGGGCCGGATGCCCGACGGCCGCGTCTGGCTCGGGCCGCGGCTCATGCGCTACGGCCTCGCCTACCGCGCGCGGATGAATGCCTTCCAGGAGGCCGAGCGCGCGATGCACGACCTGTCCGAACGCACCGGCGAAATGGTTCAGATCTGCACCCGCGACGAGGGCTGGATGTCGGTCATCGGCATGGCCGAGGGGCGCGGCACGTTCCGCGTGACCTCCGACGTGGGCACGCGCGTGCCCCTCAACTGGACCGCGTCGGGCCGGCTGCTGATCGGCCACCTGTCCGACGACGAGCGGCGCGAGGTCTTCGCGCGCTGCGCCACGCCCTCGGCCACCGGCCTCGCCGAGACCGATCCCGATATCCTCGCGCGCACCTCGCGCGAGGCGTTCCTCGACGGGATCTCGGTGCAGATCGACACCTCCGAAGAGGCCGTGGCCTGCATCGCGGCCCCGGTCCGCGACGCGGACGGCGCCTGCCTGATGACCCTCTCGGTCGTCATGCCCAAGCACCGCGTCCCCGACCGGTTCGACGATATCGCGAACGAGGTGCGCGGCGCGGCGCGCTCGGTCGAACTGGCGCTCGGGACCCACGGCGCGGCCTGA
- a CDS encoding tRNA-dihydrouridine synthase, translating into MSLSLHAASPSRGESRNPLFTPLRLPCGAVLENRIVKSAMSDCLADGTGHPTDAQAALYRTWSQGGAAVSIIGEVQGDARFPEAAGNLVLDGDSDLNRFARLAREGISGGGQLWIQLGHAGALTDPAIGTPKGPSALDLPGLSSAALTAGEIAALPALFARTARLAQLAGFGGVQLHAAHGFLLSQFLSPLFNRREDAYGGPIEARMQIVLEIVDEVRAAVGPAFPVAIKINATDRLDGGLTETDALKFVAALERSSIDLIEISGGTYFPGAPATPEHRRSGAYFASFARSARSMTAKPLLLTGGIKTMEQAERIVSEGIADGVGLARAFAITPEVTDLWRRGEATAPAFPRFTSPPEGGVTAWYTMRLAEIGEERDLLSGADLDRVIAACTDRDRRKAEIWRNHFDRD; encoded by the coding sequence GTGTCCCTGTCACTCCACGCAGCCAGTCCCTCTCGCGGCGAAAGCCGCAATCCGCTCTTCACTCCCCTACGCCTTCCCTGCGGGGCGGTTCTGGAAAACCGCATCGTGAAATCCGCGATGTCCGACTGTCTTGCCGACGGAACCGGTCATCCGACGGACGCCCAGGCCGCTCTCTATCGCACATGGTCCCAAGGCGGCGCGGCCGTCTCCATCATCGGCGAAGTTCAGGGCGATGCGCGGTTTCCGGAAGCTGCGGGAAACCTCGTGCTCGATGGCGATTCCGACCTGAACCGCTTCGCTCGATTGGCGCGGGAGGGCATAAGCGGGGGTGGTCAGCTCTGGATTCAGCTCGGCCATGCCGGCGCATTGACCGATCCGGCGATCGGGACACCGAAGGGGCCGAGCGCGCTGGATCTGCCGGGACTGTCCTCTGCCGCTCTGACGGCGGGCGAGATCGCCGCCCTTCCGGCACTCTTCGCGCGTACGGCGCGCCTTGCCCAGCTTGCCGGTTTCGGGGGCGTCCAGCTGCATGCGGCGCATGGCTTCCTTCTGAGCCAGTTCCTCTCGCCGCTCTTCAACCGGCGGGAGGATGCGTATGGCGGCCCGATCGAGGCGCGCATGCAGATCGTGCTCGAGATCGTCGATGAGGTCCGTGCAGCCGTCGGACCGGCCTTTCCCGTCGCGATCAAGATCAACGCCACGGACCGGCTGGATGGCGGATTGACCGAGACGGACGCCCTGAAATTCGTCGCGGCACTCGAGCGCTCCTCCATCGACCTCATCGAGATCAGCGGCGGCACCTACTTTCCGGGCGCACCGGCAACCCCGGAGCATCGCAGGTCCGGCGCGTACTTCGCGTCCTTCGCCCGATCCGCGCGGTCCATGACGGCAAAACCCCTGCTTCTGACCGGGGGGATCAAGACCATGGAGCAGGCGGAAAGGATCGTATCGGAGGGGATCGCCGACGGGGTGGGCCTCGCGCGCGCCTTCGCGATCACGCCGGAGGTCACCGACCTCTGGCGGCGCGGCGAGGCAACGGCCCCCGCCTTCCCGCGCTTCACCTCCCCCCCGGAGGGAGGCGTGACCGCCTGGTACACGATGCGCCTGGCGGAGATCGGCGAGGAGAGGGACCTTCTGTCCGGTGCCGATCTCGACCGGGTCATTGCCGCCTGCACCGATCGTGACCGGCGAAAAGCGGAAATCTGGCGCAATCACTTCGACCGCGATTGA
- a CDS encoding RidA family protein: MPSDAQEKTPETRLREMGLELPGRAPSPIGSFRNVRVSGGWAYVSGQGPVEADGTLKRGKVGDDVTAEEARAHAELVAINILSALRDHFGSLDAVGGVVKLLGLVNATPDFERHPFVIDGASNLLAEVFGADGIHARSAFGVGSLPNRITVEIEAIFEVATDGAGRVAAA, translated from the coding sequence ATGCCCAGTGACGCCCAAGAAAAGACCCCCGAAACCCGCCTGCGCGAGATGGGCCTCGAACTGCCCGGCCGCGCGCCGTCGCCGATCGGGTCGTTCCGCAACGTCCGCGTGTCGGGCGGCTGGGCCTACGTGTCGGGGCAGGGGCCGGTCGAGGCCGACGGCACCCTCAAGCGCGGCAAGGTCGGGGACGACGTGACCGCCGAGGAGGCGCGCGCGCATGCCGAGCTTGTCGCGATCAACATCCTGTCGGCGCTGCGCGACCATTTCGGATCGCTCGACGCGGTGGGGGGCGTGGTCAAGCTTCTGGGGCTGGTCAACGCGACGCCGGATTTCGAGCGGCATCCCTTCGTGATCGACGGGGCGTCGAACCTTCTGGCCGAGGTCTTCGGGGCGGACGGCATCCATGCGCGGTCGGCCTTCGGGGTCGGATCGCTGCCGAACCGCATCACGGTCGAGATCGAGGCGATCTTCGAGGTGGCGACGGACGGCGCGGGCCGCGTCGCGGCGGCCTGA
- a CDS encoding aminotransferase class V-fold PLP-dependent enzyme yields the protein MEGAKTDGYGIDWSWHDEMGLGHVVNVSGTMTSLGGSVTTEAVAQATAAAMTRFARIHELQAKASDVIARLTGAEAGFLTASASAGISLAVAGCITGRDPARVEALPTAPGGPNAVAVQMGHLCEYGAPVSQAIEIAGGQVRMIGQSTLARDYQLDAALAEGAVAALYVVSHHVVDYGQIPLKRFCEIARARGVPVIVDAASEYDLQGFFEAGADIVIYSGHKFMGGPTSGIVAGPKALVQAAYLQNIGIGRGMKIGKESIAGAIAAMEQWLERDHAAMRAREDAALDLWESALGGYAGIRAHRIDDPTGNPLQRLQIDVDPSAAGASAAQFAVAFGRYDPPIAVRGHEVEKGYFQLDPCNLTAGQAELVRDALGTVLSDGEVRKIDEDAALADARNGGTESYLGWLD from the coding sequence ATGGAAGGCGCAAAGACCGACGGATACGGCATCGACTGGTCCTGGCACGACGAGATGGGGCTTGGCCACGTGGTCAACGTCTCGGGGACGATGACGTCGCTCGGGGGATCGGTGACAACGGAGGCCGTGGCCCAGGCGACGGCCGCCGCGATGACGCGCTTCGCGCGCATCCACGAGCTTCAGGCGAAGGCGTCGGACGTCATCGCGCGGCTGACGGGGGCCGAGGCGGGCTTTCTGACGGCATCGGCCAGCGCGGGCATCTCGCTTGCCGTGGCGGGCTGCATCACGGGGCGCGATCCCGCACGGGTCGAGGCGCTGCCGACGGCCCCGGGCGGGCCGAACGCGGTCGCGGTGCAGATGGGCCATCTCTGCGAATACGGCGCGCCGGTGAGCCAGGCGATCGAGATCGCGGGCGGCCAGGTCCGCATGATCGGGCAGTCCACGCTGGCGCGCGACTATCAGCTCGACGCGGCGCTGGCCGAAGGCGCGGTCGCGGCGCTTTACGTGGTGTCGCATCACGTGGTCGATTACGGGCAGATCCCGCTTAAACGATTCTGCGAGATCGCGCGCGCGCGCGGCGTGCCGGTCATCGTGGACGCGGCGTCGGAATACGACCTGCAGGGCTTCTTCGAGGCGGGCGCGGACATCGTGATCTATTCGGGCCACAAGTTCATGGGCGGCCCGACGAGCGGCATCGTGGCGGGTCCGAAGGCGCTGGTCCAGGCGGCCTATCTCCAGAATATCGGCATCGGCCGCGGCATGAAGATCGGCAAGGAGAGCATCGCGGGCGCGATCGCCGCGATGGAGCAGTGGCTGGAGCGCGACCACGCGGCCATGCGCGCGCGCGAGGATGCCGCGCTCGACCTGTGGGAAAGCGCGCTCGGCGGGTATGCGGGCATCCGCGCGCACCGGATCGACGATCCGACCGGCAACCCGCTGCAGCGGTTGCAGATCGACGTGGACCCGTCCGCCGCGGGCGCGAGCGCGGCGCAGTTCGCCGTGGCCTTCGGCCGCTACGACCCGCCCATCGCCGTGCGCGGCCACGAGGTCGAGAAAGGGTATTTCCAGCTCGACCCGTGCAACCTGACGGCGGGGCAGGCGGAGCTGGTGCGCGACGCGTTGGGGACGGTCCTGTCGGATGGCGAGGTCCGAAAGATCGACGAGGACGCGGCCCTCGCCGATGCGCGCAACGGCGGCACGGAGAGCTATCTCGGCTGGCTCGACTGA
- a CDS encoding cupin domain-containing protein, with protein sequence MHDEVPVETTPAAEIEVETFDFEDDGTVPNNPELPVVLMRAALGQGGASASVERHLQNNGWGGTWTWRVFDYHHFHPNAHEVLAVARGQAVLALGGPSGARVEIRAGDVVVLPAGTGHKQIEASDDFEICGAYPPGQEGYETIRADGPHDGAVADRIAAVARPATCPVHGADGPLMRVWGEGSGSA encoded by the coding sequence ATGCATGACGAGGTACCCGTCGAGACGACGCCCGCCGCGGAGATCGAGGTCGAGACCTTCGATTTCGAGGATGACGGGACGGTTCCGAACAACCCGGAACTGCCCGTCGTCCTGATGCGCGCGGCGCTGGGGCAGGGGGGCGCGTCGGCGTCGGTGGAGCGGCACCTGCAGAACAACGGCTGGGGCGGGACGTGGACCTGGCGGGTCTTCGACTACCACCATTTCCACCCCAACGCGCACGAGGTCCTGGCCGTGGCGCGGGGGCAGGCGGTGCTCGCGCTTGGCGGGCCGTCGGGCGCGCGGGTCGAGATCCGGGCGGGCGACGTCGTCGTGTTGCCCGCGGGGACCGGGCACAAGCAGATCGAGGCGAGCGACGATTTCGAGATCTGCGGGGCCTATCCGCCGGGGCAGGAGGGCTACGAGACGATCCGCGCCGACGGCCCCCATGACGGCGCGGTCGCGGATCGCATCGCCGCCGTCGCACGCCCCGCGACCTGCCCCGTCCACGGGGCGGACGGCCCGCTGATGCGCGTCTGGGGCGAGGGGAGCGGGAGCGCTTAG